Within the Thermoanaerobacterium sp. PSU-2 genome, the region AAAAATTACTATATCAGCATTTTATTTCTTAAATTCCCTTATATTTATTGGTATAACCTGTCCTCTCCTACTAAGAGTTCCTGGTTCAAGATTAGTTAAAGATTCTATCTCCTCAATTGGCATTTTTAAATCTTCAACCAATTGATCACGAGTTAATATTTCTTCCTCCAACAGCTTTTCAACGGCTCTTCTCAATAAAACCGGATTTTCTGGTTCTAATACATCATCTAATGGCTCCTTTTTCCTCCATTTTCTCCGTGATATTTGTTTCATGAGATACGTATATTGACTATCAGACAATACTCCTAAATCTTTACATCTTCTTATCATCATACTAATAGAAACCTTCCATCTCTCTTTCAAAAAAATAAAGTGGTCTAAAGAAGTAGAAATCACATCTTCTAAAAAACTTTCTTCGGGAAGTAGAAAAGCCGTAGCAAACCTGTATGCTTCATCTTCTATTTTATCAAATATTTTTTTGTCGTTGATTAATCCTTTTTCTATACCTTGATGGAGCAATATATGCCCAAGTTCATGCGCAATATCAAGCCGGGTTCTAGCAGCACTTTTTTTGTCAGCGCTAAGGAATATAATAGGTCTTCCTTCTGGCAACAAATAAGAAAAAGCATCTATTTCTTGATAATTGGTTTCATTTCTTGTTACTATAAAACCATTTTTTTCAACTAACAAAGTTACATTGCTTATAGGCCCAAGACCAAGTTTCCACGATTTTCTTACATATATCGCTATTTTTTCTATTAAGTCATCATTAAGATTCTCAATATCAAAACTACTTAAATTAGCCAAATTAACTTTTGGAAATTCTATAAACTCAGAAAGATATTTATAAATTTCTACTAGTAAATTAGCTCTCTGTATCTGCTGTTCTTTTTCTTTTTTATTTGCAGTAGCATAGCTTCTAAAAAAAGCGTTATCACTATTGAATAAATTATCCGACTCTATTGGCTTATAAAAAAATGAAAGTGGAAAATTTAAAATTCTAACCATTTCTCCGAGTACAGCTGCACTAGGAGCAGTTTGACCTAATTCATATTGTGAAACAGCCTGCCGTGTAACAGATAATTTATTAGCTAATTCCTGTATAGTTAGACCACGAATAAGCCTTGCTTGTCTTATCCTTTGAGGTACAATGTTATGCTCTTTATTTTTTGTCATCTCCCG harbors:
- a CDS encoding XRE family transcriptional regulator, whose protein sequence is MTKNKEHNIVPQRIRQARLIRGLTIQELANKLSVTRQAVSQYELGQTAPSAAVLGEMVRILNFPLSFFYKPIESDNLFNSDNAFFRSYATANKKEKEQQIQRANLLVEIYKYLSEFIEFPKVNLANLSSFDIENLNDDLIEKIAIYVRKSWKLGLGPISNVTLLVEKNGFIVTRNETNYQEIDAFSYLLPEGRPIIFLSADKKSAARTRLDIAHELGHILLHQGIEKGLINDKKIFDKIEDEAYRFATAFLLPEESFLEDVISTSLDHFIFLKERWKVSISMMIRRCKDLGVLSDSQYTYLMKQISRRKWRKKEPLDDVLEPENPVLLRRAVEKLLEEEILTRDQLVEDLKMPIEEIESLTNLEPGTLSRRGQVIPINIREFKK